Part of the Rhodococcus sp. OK302 genome is shown below.
ACGGTCAAGCTTGGTCGGCGTCCAGGGTCGATGCGCACCGTCGAGAGAACTTTTCCTTCCCCGAGCCGCGTCGGCCTCGATCTGATCGCGATCGAAGTAGGTTCGGACATAGATCTCGACCTTCGCATGGAAGCGGTATCCGAGGGCGTTCTCGTCACCGGTACCGTGCACGCACCCACTGCGGGTGAGTGCTCGCGTTGTCTGGAGCCGTTCACGAGTGTTGTGGACGTCTACCTCACGGAGTTGTTCGTTTACCCGGACAGCACCACCGAGGAGACAACGGAGGAGGGTGAGGTTTACCGGGTCGAAGACGAAGAAGTCGATCTGGAACCGGTCATCGTCGATGCAGTAGGACTGGCGCTTCCGCTCCAGCCTTTGTGCAGTGACGATTGCCTGGGATTGTGCTCAGAATGTGGCATTCGCCTGGCGATTGCGGAATCTGGGCATGGGCATGACATACTTGACCCTCGCTGGGCTGGTCTCGCGGCCAAATTTGGCGTGGAATCAAACACCAGTGAAAATCTTGTGATCACCGAAGCCGAGGAGAAGTAGAAGTGGCTGTCCCCAAGCGCAAAATGTCGCGATCCAACACGCGGTCGCGTCGTAGCCAGTGGAAGACCACTGCGCCCACCCTCGTTACCTGCCCCAACCGTGGCTGTGGCGAGAAGACCATGCCCCACATCGTGTGCCCGTCCTGTGGCACATACAAGGGCCGCCAGGTAACCGCTGCTGCGTAATTCTCCCCGGAGAATAACTATGACAAGCGACAATAAAGTTTCAGCCGTTGGCGGCGAGGGCAATCACGACACGCTCCTCGCCGCTATCGGCGTCGAAATAGAGCCCGGTCTTCTGACCCTGGCTCTTACTCACCGCTCGTACGCGTACGAGAACGGTGGATTGCCCACGAACGAACGTCTCGAGTTTCTCGGGGATTCAGTTCTGGGGCTCACCGTCACGGAAAATCTTTACCTGACCCATCCAGACAAATCCGAGGGCGATCTCGCGAAAATTCGTGCGAGCGTGGTCAACATGCACGCACTCGCCGAGGTTGCTCGGACTCTGGGTGAGGGTGGGCTCGGAGCGCATCTGCTGCTAGGCAAGGGCGAAGAAATGACGGGTGGCCGTGACAAGCCATCCATCCTCGCCGACGGCATGGAATCCATTCTGGGTGCCATTCACCTGCAGTTCGGAATCGACACCGCGCGACGCGTGGTTCTCGATCTGTTCGATGACCTTCTGACTCGTGCTCCGCTTCTGGGTGCCGGTTTGGATTGGAAGACGAGCCTCCAGGAACTGACCGCTGAGCACGGCGCCGGTGTTCCCGTCTACGAGATCACCGCTACCGGACCCGATCACGACAAAGAATTCACGGCCACAGTCCTCATCAGTGGCAAGCCTTTGGGCGTGGGTGTCGGTCGTTCCAAGAAGGAAGCTGAGCAGAAGGCAGCCAGCACTGCGTGGAAAGCGATGTCGGAGAAAGCATCCGAAGAAGCTTCCGACGCGATTGTTGTCACCGATCTTGCCGGCTGAGTTCCGCTTTGCCTGAACTTCCCGAAGTCGAAGTCGTTCGCCGCGGCCTGCAGTCTCATGCTGTGGGTGCGGCGATCGAGGCTGTCGAAGTTCTCCATCCCCGCGCTGTCCGCCGGCATGTTCTCGGATCCGAGGATCTGATCGGTCAGTTGACCGGGCAGACCATCGCTTCTGCCGAGCGCCGCGGAAAGTACCTGTGGCTGGTTCTGGAACCCGCTGGTGTCGGTGTAGTGGTCCATCTCGGAATGAGCGGCCAGATGCTGGTTCAGCCTCCGACTGTGGACTGGGAAAAGCACCTCCGTATCCGTCTGGCTCTGGATTCCGGGGCCGATCTTCGGTTTGTAGACCAGCGCACTTTCGGTGGCTGGTCGATCTCGCCGTTGGTGGAGGTCGACGGGACACTGCTGCCGGAATCGGTGGCACACATCGCCCGAGATCCCATGGACGCGGCGTTCGATCTCGAATCCGTCGTGACCGTCCTGCGCGGTAAGCACACCGAAATCAAGCGGGCGATACTCGACCAGACCGTGGTCTCCGGCATCGGCAATATCTATGCCGACGAATCCTTGTGGCGGGCACAGGTTCACGGCAACAGAATTGCTGCGAACCTGACCAAGCCGAAATTACGTGAATTATTGACCGCGGCCCACAGTGTCATGGGTGAAGCGCTCGAGCAGGGCGGTACGTCCTTCGATGCGTTGTACGTCAACGTCAATGGCGAATCCGGCTATTTCGACAGGTCACTGTCGGCCTACGGCCAGGAAAATCTTCCCTGCCCGCGTTGTGGTGCTCCGATCAGGCGTGAGAAGTTCATGAACCGATCGTCGTTCAGTTGCCCGCGGTGCCAGCCGGCTCCCAGAACGAAGCGTTAGGTCCGCGCACTTCTTTTTTGTCGGAGTGGCAAGATTGCGGCATGGCTGAACAGAGCACTGACAAGACTGCATCCACTGAACTCTGGGTAGAGCGCACCGGAACCCGCCTGTATACCGGCAAGAGTTCTCGCGGCGCCGAGGTGTTGATCGGCTCGGAATCCGTACCGGGAGTGTTCACGCCGGGTGAACTCCTCAAGATTGCACTGGCAGCCTGCTCGGGTATGAGTTCTGATTTCCCCATCTCGCGGCGTCTCGGTGACAACTACGACGCCACGATTCGGGTATCGGGAACCGCTGATCGGGAGAACGAGGTGTACCCGCAACTGGACGAGGTTCTCGAACTCGATCTCAGCGAACTCGACGCGGACGCGCAGGAGCGATTGATCACGCTGATCGAACGTTCCGTCGAGAAAGTCTGCACCGTCGGTCGCACACTCAAGGCCGGTACCAAGGTCACGCTGACAATCGACACGGAGGCTTGATGCTCCGCGCCGGCTGTGTCGTTGCTGCGCTGGCAGTGAGTTGCACTGTGGCAGTTGCAGGTCCGGCGGCTGCAGCAGCCGGGGACGGTTGTGGTCCGTGGACGTCGACGCTCGTCACTTCCGGCGCGGGGATGCTCGAAAATTTGGAATTCGACGGCGCCGGGTCGATGGTGCTGTCGCAATCGGCGATCGTCGGCCAGGGTTCACTGCTGACGATGTCGCCGGACGGAAGTCGAAAGACTCTGGTGAACAACGTGAACGGGCCGGGTGGGCTGGTTGCGCAAGATGGTGCTGTGTATTTCACCACCGGAAACTCCACTGTGTCAGGCCTGTTCGGGATCGCGGATGGAAGTCTGGGACGGGTTGATACCTCGGATGCTTCGGTGACCACCGTCGCTGATTCTCTGGTGATGCCCAATGGCCTTGTTGCACTCGGTGGTGATCGTTTTCTGACTACGCGAACTCTCGCAGATCCCGGACTCACGGTGATCGGGCGTGACGGTCAGACGACGGTCGTGCGCCGAGACCTCGGGACCGTCGACGGATTGGCACGTTCGGGCCGGAATGTCTTTGTCACAACAACGTTCGACCTCACGACAGCGATCCACATTCTCGACGCCGACGATCTGTTTGGGCCGGTGAGGACTATCACGCTTCCGGGCTTCGGGCCGGCCAACATGGCTGACGATCTCACAGTCGGTCCGGATGGGGCGTTGTACGTGGCGTTCAATGCCGGTGGCAAGGTTGTGCGAGTGGATCCGGAGTGGGGAACGTCGTGTGACATCGCTTCCGGTCTGCCGTTGACGTCGGCCGTGAAGTTCGGTGCGGGACCGGGCTGGGATCCGAATGCTCTGTACACCACCAGTTTTCTGGGTGACGTGCACCGCCTTGATCGGGTGAGTGGTGGTCCGTCATGACTGATCCGGTGCGGTTGACCGCGTGGGTACACGGATTTGTTCAGGGCGTCGGGTTCCGCTGGTGGACCCGCGCTCGTGCCTTGGAGTTGGGTTTGGTCGGATACGCGTCGAATCAACGGGACGGCCGCGTTCTCGTTGTCGCCGAAGGTGATCGAGAGTCCGCGCAAATGCTGCTCACGCTTCTGCGTTCGGGGACCACTCCGGGAACCGTTGACCTGGTGGTAGAGAGTTGGGACACAACGCGCGGAGACCTGTCCGGGTTCGTCGAACGCTGACTCCGAGGACGGTAAAGTTTCACCCATGCACCTCAAGAGTCTGACGCTCAAAGGCTTCAAGTCCTTTGCGTCGGCAACGACTCTTCGGTTCGAGCCCGGCATAACCTGCGTCGTCGGCCCCAACGGTTCCGGAAAATCCAATGTCGTCGACGCGCTCTCCTGGGTGATGGGTGAGCAGGGCGCCAAGGCGCTTCGCGGCGGCAAAATGGAAGATGTCATCTTCGCGGGAACATCCGGCCGGGCACCGCTGGGCCGCGCCGAAGTGACGTTGACCATCGACAACTCCGACGGCGCGCTCCCGATCGACTATTCCGAAGTGTCGATTACGCGTCGGATGTTCCGTGATGGCGCCGGCGAGTACGAGATCAACGGCTCTTCGTGCCGGTTGATGGACGTTCAGGAACTGCTCAGTGACTCGGGTATCGGTCGCGAGATGCACGTGATCGTCGGGCAAGGCAGGCTCGCTGCGATCTTGGAATCGCGCCCCGAGGATCGTCGAGCGTTCATCGAGGAGGCCGCCGGTGTCCTCAAGCACCGGCGCCGCAAGGAAAAGGCCGTACGCAAGCTTGATTCGATGCAGGCCAACCTCGCTCGGCTGAGCGACCTCACCGCAGAACTGCGACGCCAACTCAAACCACTCGGGCGTCAGGCCGAGGTTGCTCGCCGCGCCCAGACGGTGCAGGCAGACCTGCGTGACGCCAAGATGCGGTTGGCTGCCGACGATCTGGTGACCAAGCGCACCGATCTCAGCGACCAAGCGCAAGACGAAAAGGTGGCGCGCGAGCAGCACAATCAGGTGGCGGCCGCGCTTGACGAGGCCAATCTGGAACTTGGCCGGCAAGAGCAGGCCCTGGCTCGGCTCACGCCCGGTGCAGAAGCGGCGGCGCAGAGTTGGTTTCAGCTGTCGGCTCTGGCCGAACGCGTCACTGCAACTGTGCGCATTGCCCGGGAACGTGCGCGTCATCTCGATACCGAACCCGTCGGTGGCCGCGGCCAGGATCCAGATGAGATGGAGGCGCGCGCCGAGCGTTTGGCAGCGGAGGAAGCCGAACTGGTCGAGGCTGTCGAGATTGCGCGCGCAGCGTCCGAAGCGGCCCGTGAACAACTCTTGGCTACCGAAGATGCTGCCGCCGAAGCGGAACGAGCTCACATGGCGGAAGTTCGGGCCGTCGCAGACCGCCGTGAAGGCCTGGCCAGGTTGTCCGGTCAGGTAGATACTCTACGGACGCGAGTCGAATCGGTGGATGCGGACAGAGCTCGGCTCACCGAAGCCATCGGGGAGTCGACGCTCCGCGCCGCTACTGCCGAAGAAGAGTTCGAGGCGGCGGCGGCGAGCATCGGCGATCTCGACGCCGGTGAGGTCGGACTGGACACCAACCACGAACGGGCGCTCGAGGCTCTCGGTCTGATCAATCGGCGAGTCGACGAGTTGCGCGCCGAAGAGAAGTCGAGCGGACAGCGCATTGCGTCGCTCCGGGCACGCATCGAAGCACTGTCAATGGGGTTGCAGCGCAAGGACGGCGCCGGTTGGCTCCTCGAGCACTTCGAAGGCGTCACAGTCTCACTGGCCGGCGAGATGCGTGTGGAACCGGGATACGAAACCGCGATTGCGGCGGCACTGGGTCCGGCAGCGGATGCCGTTGTCGCGCAATCGCTGAACGTTGCTCAGTTGGCAGTGGCAGCTCTCGTGGAACGCGATGGTGGTCAAGCGTCGTTGATCGTTCGCGGTGTGGGAGACACTTCTGTATCGGTCGATCTCCCGCCGGGCGTTCGACGCGCCGTGGACGTCATCGAGTGCCCGGACGACCTGCGGGCCGGAATCAATGCCTTACTGGGCGACGTCGTTCTGGTCGAGAACCTCGACGACGCGGTTCGAGTAGTAGCTGAGCACAATGCAATTCGCGCCGTCGACAGATCCGGAAATCTCCACGGAACGGGTTGGCTCATCGGCGGCTCCGATCGACGTCCGAGCACACTCGAAGTCCAAGCCGCTATCGATATCTCTGCCGCAGAGTTGGACCAGACACAGGGGCGGTCCGAGGAATTGGAAGCAGCATTGGCCGGGGGACTGGCCGAGCAGGCTGCACGGCAGGAAACCGCGGAACAGACTCTGGCCGCGCTCAACGAGTCGGATGCAGCGATGTCGTCGATCTACGAACATCTGGGGCGCTTGGGTCAGGCAGTCCGTATCGCGAACACAGAATCGGAGCGCTTGAGTGCCGAGCGTGATCGTGTGGAATCCGGTCGGGATGAATCGCTCACTGCGCTAGCAGAATTGGAAGAACGTCTCAGGCTTGCCGAGAGTGACGGGAGTGCGGAGGCCGGAGCGCCGGAATCGACCGCCACCGACCGTGAGATGGCAGCAGCGGCACTCGCCGAAGTGCGCATTGTCGAAATGGATGCGCGGCTCACCGTGCGAACTGCCGAGGAGCGAGCCGAATCCGTTCGAGGCAAAGCAGATTCGCTGCGCCGCGCAGCCGCGGCTGAACGGGAGGCACGGGTTCGCGCCGAGCGGGCACTGAAAGCGCGCGCTCACGCCGCCGAAGTTGCTGCGGCTGTTGCAGAATCCGGCCGACGAGTGGCGACGGAACTCGAGGGCGTCGTAGCGTCGGCGGTGGCGCATCGTGACGAACTGTCACAGGCTCGAACCGAATGCATGGCAAAACTCGATCAGGTTCGAGAGATCGTCAAAGCGCTCACAGGGCAGTTGGCGTCGTTGACCGATGCCGTTCACCGCGACGAGGTGGCCAAGGCCCAGGCCGCGCTGCGCATCGAGCAACTCGAAGAGTCCATTCTCGAGCAGTACGGGATCGGCCTCGACGATCTGATTGCCGAGTACGGACCTGACGTCGAGCTGCCCCCGACGGCGCTGGAGTTGGAGGAGTACGAGCACGCCAAGGAACGCGGCGAGCAGGTCACCGTGCCGGCGCCCGCGCCCTACGACCGAAGTACTCAGGAGCGTCGAGCCAAACGAGCGGAGAAAGACCTCGCGACTCTGGGCCGGGTCAATCCGTTGGCACTGGAAGAATTTGCCGCGCTCGAAGAGCGATACACCTTCCTGTCCACACAACTCGAGGACGTCAAGACAGCGCGCAAGGATCTCCTGGCGGTGGTGGCGGACGTCGACGCCCGGATCCTGCAGGTGTTCACCGAAGCCTTCGCGGACGTCCAGCGAGAGTTTGTCGGAGTCTTCGCGACACTATTTCCCGGGGGAGAAGGCCGACTGGTTCTCACCGATCCGTCGGACATGCTCACCACCGGCATCGAGGTCGAAGCCCGCCCGCCGGGAAAGAAGGTCAAGCGGTTGTCCTTGCTCTCCGGTGGAGAGAAATCGCTGACTGCCATCGCGATGCTTGTCGCGATTTTCCGCGCCAGGCCGTCACCGTTCTACGTCATGGACGAAGTGGAAGCGGCACTCGACGACACCAATTTGCGTCGACTCATCGGATTGTTCGAACAGTTGCGTGAAAAATCGCAGCTGATCGTCATCACGCACCAGAAACCGACCATGGAAATTGCCGACGCTCTGTACGGGGTCAGCATGCGCGGCGACGGAATTACCGCCGTCATTTCACAACGATTACGCGGCCAAGACCTCGCCGTTCGGTAAGGCCTGGTCACTTTCTCCCGCCAAGCCTGAAAGAATAGCTCGGTGACTACCCAGGCTTGGATCATCATCGCGGCTGTAGCGGCCGTAATACTCATTGCCCTCGTGGCTGGTTTCCTGCGCTACCGCAGCAGTCAGGTGTCGCTCAAGGCGCCCGAGACGAAGCCGGAACTCGGTGCCCCCGAGAAGGACAAGTCAGGCGGCTACAAAGCCGGTGGCGGGTTCAGTTTCAGTGAGGGGTCCACCGCGACGGCACCACCGGTGACGGTGGAACCGGAAAAGCCCGTCGAGCCGAAACCGATTCCGGTTGTCGAGGAACCGGTTGTCGAGAAGGCTCCGGTTGTTGAAGAGCCGGTTGTTGAAGAGCCGGTTGTCGAAGAGACGCCAGTTGCTGAAGCGCCGGTCGTCGAGAAGGCTCCGGTTGTCGAGGAACCTGTCGTCGAAGAGGCGCCGGTTGTAGAAGAGGCACCGGTTGTCGAGGAGACGCCAGTTGCTGAAGCGCCGGTTGTCGAGAAGGCTCCGGTTGTCGAGGAACCTGTCGTTGAAGAGGCGCCGATTGTCGAAGAGCCGGTTGTCGTGGAGCCCGCGCCTCGGGTTCTCGACGAGATCGACCCGACGGAGGGCCGGCTTGATCGCCTGCGCGGTCGACTTTCACGTTCGCAGTCCGCGGTCGGCAAGAGCTTGCTCGGCCTTCTCGGAGGCGGCGACCTGGACGAGGATTCGTGGGAAGAGGTCGAGGACACCCTGCTGATCGCGGATATCGGCTCGGCTACGACGGAGAAGATCGTCACCACCTTGCGGGCGCAGATGGCGGCTCGCAGTGTTCGAACCGAGGCGGCAGCGCGCGCTCTGCTGCGTGAGGTCCTGATCGCGCAACTGCGTCCCGAGCTGGATCGCTCGATCCGGGCAATTCCGCACGATAACCACCCGGCCGTCCTCCTGGTCGTCGGTGTCAACGGAACCGGCAAGACCACCACGACGGGCAAGTTGGCTCGCGTTCTGGTCGCGGACGGACGACGGGTAATTCTGGGTGCTGCAGATACGTTCCGTGCCGCTGCGGCCGATCAGTTGCAGACGTGGGCCGAGCGCGTCGGCGCCGAGGTGGTTCGGGGTAAGGAAGGTGGAGACCCCGCAGCGATTGCCTTCGACGCGGTGGCCCGCGGTATCGAGGAGGGTGTCGACGTCGTGCTGATCGACACTGCCGGCCGTTTGCACACCAAGACCGGTTTGATGGACGAACTCGGCAAGGTCAAGCGCGTTATCGAGAAGAAGGCATCGGTCGACGACGTTCTACTGGTTCTCGACGCGACAGTCGGTCAGAACGGGCTCGCTCAGGCTCGTGTGTTCGCTGAGGTTGTCGACATCACCGGCGTTGTGCTGACCAAGTTGGATGGCACGGCAAAGGGCGGAATCGTCTTCCAGGTTCAGCATGAACTCGGCGTTCCGGTCAAGCTTGTCGGCCTCGGTGAAGGTGCCGACGATTTGGCTCCGTTCGAGCCGGGAGCGTTTGTCGACGCCCTCTTGGGCTGATTCTGCTGTGCGCCTTTATTAGCCCCCCGCGGGTAGTAAAGGCGCACAGTGGGGGTCGAAAAAGGCGTAGTTGGCACTACGAAACTTACTTGCAACAAAATTGGGTAATTGGTTCACGTCCGCGAAACGCGAGCGCGCCACGGACGAAACACCAGCCCAGCAGTCTTCTACTCAACGACGTGCAACCCAAGCACGTGCGACTAGGAGGTAGTAAGTGAGTACCGACGAATTGTTGGCGAACTCCGGTAACGCCGCATGGATGCTGATGGCCGCGTCTCTGGTCCTGTTGATGACACCTGGCGTC
Proteins encoded:
- a CDS encoding YceD family protein, with product MLDTVKLGRRPGSMRTVERTFPSPSRVGLDLIAIEVGSDIDLDLRMEAVSEGVLVTGTVHAPTAGECSRCLEPFTSVVDVYLTELFVYPDSTTEETTEEGEVYRVEDEEVDLEPVIVDAVGLALPLQPLCSDDCLGLCSECGIRLAIAESGHGHDILDPRWAGLAAKFGVESNTSENLVITEAEEK
- the rpmF gene encoding 50S ribosomal protein L32 produces the protein MAVPKRKMSRSNTRSRRSQWKTTAPTLVTCPNRGCGEKTMPHIVCPSCGTYKGRQVTAAA
- the rnc gene encoding ribonuclease III, encoding MTSDNKVSAVGGEGNHDTLLAAIGVEIEPGLLTLALTHRSYAYENGGLPTNERLEFLGDSVLGLTVTENLYLTHPDKSEGDLAKIRASVVNMHALAEVARTLGEGGLGAHLLLGKGEEMTGGRDKPSILADGMESILGAIHLQFGIDTARRVVLDLFDDLLTRAPLLGAGLDWKTSLQELTAEHGAGVPVYEITATGPDHDKEFTATVLISGKPLGVGVGRSKKEAEQKAASTAWKAMSEKASEEASDAIVVTDLAG
- the mutM gene encoding bifunctional DNA-formamidopyrimidine glycosylase/DNA-(apurinic or apyrimidinic site) lyase; amino-acid sequence: MPELPEVEVVRRGLQSHAVGAAIEAVEVLHPRAVRRHVLGSEDLIGQLTGQTIASAERRGKYLWLVLEPAGVGVVVHLGMSGQMLVQPPTVDWEKHLRIRLALDSGADLRFVDQRTFGGWSISPLVEVDGTLLPESVAHIARDPMDAAFDLESVVTVLRGKHTEIKRAILDQTVVSGIGNIYADESLWRAQVHGNRIAANLTKPKLRELLTAAHSVMGEALEQGGTSFDALYVNVNGESGYFDRSLSAYGQENLPCPRCGAPIRREKFMNRSSFSCPRCQPAPRTKR
- a CDS encoding OsmC family protein, yielding MAEQSTDKTASTELWVERTGTRLYTGKSSRGAEVLIGSESVPGVFTPGELLKIALAACSGMSSDFPISRRLGDNYDATIRVSGTADRENEVYPQLDEVLELDLSELDADAQERLITLIERSVEKVCTVGRTLKAGTKVTLTIDTEA
- a CDS encoding SMP-30/gluconolactonase/LRE family protein, which encodes MLRAGCVVAALAVSCTVAVAGPAAAAAGDGCGPWTSTLVTSGAGMLENLEFDGAGSMVLSQSAIVGQGSLLTMSPDGSRKTLVNNVNGPGGLVAQDGAVYFTTGNSTVSGLFGIADGSLGRVDTSDASVTTVADSLVMPNGLVALGGDRFLTTRTLADPGLTVIGRDGQTTVVRRDLGTVDGLARSGRNVFVTTTFDLTTAIHILDADDLFGPVRTITLPGFGPANMADDLTVGPDGALYVAFNAGGKVVRVDPEWGTSCDIASGLPLTSAVKFGAGPGWDPNALYTTSFLGDVHRLDRVSGGPS
- a CDS encoding acylphosphatase translates to MTDPVRLTAWVHGFVQGVGFRWWTRARALELGLVGYASNQRDGRVLVVAEGDRESAQMLLTLLRSGTTPGTVDLVVESWDTTRGDLSGFVER
- the smc gene encoding chromosome segregation protein SMC encodes the protein MHLKSLTLKGFKSFASATTLRFEPGITCVVGPNGSGKSNVVDALSWVMGEQGAKALRGGKMEDVIFAGTSGRAPLGRAEVTLTIDNSDGALPIDYSEVSITRRMFRDGAGEYEINGSSCRLMDVQELLSDSGIGREMHVIVGQGRLAAILESRPEDRRAFIEEAAGVLKHRRRKEKAVRKLDSMQANLARLSDLTAELRRQLKPLGRQAEVARRAQTVQADLRDAKMRLAADDLVTKRTDLSDQAQDEKVAREQHNQVAAALDEANLELGRQEQALARLTPGAEAAAQSWFQLSALAERVTATVRIARERARHLDTEPVGGRGQDPDEMEARAERLAAEEAELVEAVEIARAASEAAREQLLATEDAAAEAERAHMAEVRAVADRREGLARLSGQVDTLRTRVESVDADRARLTEAIGESTLRAATAEEEFEAAAASIGDLDAGEVGLDTNHERALEALGLINRRVDELRAEEKSSGQRIASLRARIEALSMGLQRKDGAGWLLEHFEGVTVSLAGEMRVEPGYETAIAAALGPAADAVVAQSLNVAQLAVAALVERDGGQASLIVRGVGDTSVSVDLPPGVRRAVDVIECPDDLRAGINALLGDVVLVENLDDAVRVVAEHNAIRAVDRSGNLHGTGWLIGGSDRRPSTLEVQAAIDISAAELDQTQGRSEELEAALAGGLAEQAARQETAEQTLAALNESDAAMSSIYEHLGRLGQAVRIANTESERLSAERDRVESGRDESLTALAELEERLRLAESDGSAEAGAPESTATDREMAAAALAEVRIVEMDARLTVRTAEERAESVRGKADSLRRAAAAEREARVRAERALKARAHAAEVAAAVAESGRRVATELEGVVASAVAHRDELSQARTECMAKLDQVREIVKALTGQLASLTDAVHRDEVAKAQAALRIEQLEESILEQYGIGLDDLIAEYGPDVELPPTALELEEYEHAKERGEQVTVPAPAPYDRSTQERRAKRAEKDLATLGRVNPLALEEFAALEERYTFLSTQLEDVKTARKDLLAVVADVDARILQVFTEAFADVQREFVGVFATLFPGGEGRLVLTDPSDMLTTGIEVEARPPGKKVKRLSLLSGGEKSLTAIAMLVAIFRARPSPFYVMDEVEAALDDTNLRRLIGLFEQLREKSQLIVITHQKPTMEIADALYGVSMRGDGITAVISQRLRGQDLAVR
- the ftsY gene encoding signal recognition particle-docking protein FtsY; protein product: MTTQAWIIIAAVAAVILIALVAGFLRYRSSQVSLKAPETKPELGAPEKDKSGGYKAGGGFSFSEGSTATAPPVTVEPEKPVEPKPIPVVEEPVVEKAPVVEEPVVEEPVVEETPVAEAPVVEKAPVVEEPVVEEAPVVEEAPVVEETPVAEAPVVEKAPVVEEPVVEEAPIVEEPVVVEPAPRVLDEIDPTEGRLDRLRGRLSRSQSAVGKSLLGLLGGGDLDEDSWEEVEDTLLIADIGSATTEKIVTTLRAQMAARSVRTEAAARALLREVLIAQLRPELDRSIRAIPHDNHPAVLLVVGVNGTGKTTTTGKLARVLVADGRRVILGAADTFRAAAADQLQTWAERVGAEVVRGKEGGDPAAIAFDAVARGIEEGVDVVLIDTAGRLHTKTGLMDELGKVKRVIEKKASVDDVLLVLDATVGQNGLAQARVFAEVVDITGVVLTKLDGTAKGGIVFQVQHELGVPVKLVGLGEGADDLAPFEPGAFVDALLG